DNA sequence from the Schistocerca americana isolate TAMUIC-IGC-003095 chromosome 2, iqSchAmer2.1, whole genome shotgun sequence genome:
TTTAGATTATAGTTGGTAAGAGTCTTATTTATATCACACAGCGCATCTGCTACATCGTGACTAACATTTATTTGAGGAAAATACATATAAAGATATTTTTGTGATAATTTTTCAACAGAGTACCCCTTAGTTACGCTTACAGGCGGGTCTTCCAGTTGTTTGATTCCATAGCTAACACTTTCCCCGAATGTTCTGCAAATATTCAAAATAAGTTTATGTTATAGCTACCTGCTACTCATTCTGAGGAAatacttgttgcaacataatcccCTTAGCATTACAGAGAAATGTTAGTTCTGTAGAAGTGAATTTCTTAAATGACTATGTCAGAAGATGTCTGCACTTGAGCTTGTATCCATGCCACCTGCTACTTGAATCTTTATTCCCTAAGAATGTACTGCATGTACAACCCTGTTCTCCAACAGTGCCCTATTAGATGGGTGCAAATCCCTGTATGTATCGATAACATACTACATCTGTAATCAGTTCTGTTATCTACAAAACACTTCAAGTAGTTTTATCGATATTAAATCACGAAAATATTAAATATAATTCTATAGCATTTCGTACAAATTGTAGTGACTGTTAGTGAGAAAAACACCTGAACGTTTAATTAAGAGCCAAAATAATACAGTCGTGAAATAAGTCAGACCTGTGACCTCATTATCATCCCTCAAAGTACGGTTTTCGCTGTTACCTTCCGCAGTATAACAGAAGGGTTGAGACAAGTTTACCGTAATACGCTCGTAGATTGTCATTTTTGGATGCTAATATTATTGTTGCCTGCACATATGTTGTCTAGCCCCTCTTTCTCCGCACGGTTCACCGACCTTAGGGAAGGGGGATGCCTTGAGTAGCTTAATATGTGGAGAAGTCAGACTAAAGTATGCTTCTTGAAGAGAGGCagccagccttttcagtagtcattAATATAATGTCGTTGGATGATCCTTTCAGCTCTTTTAGGCCTATTCACCCTGTTTCATTCACTCGAACGATTTCGAAATTATGCAGTTACAATTCCACACTCGTTTGTGACAGTCTAACTCAACCAAAACAAAGAAGTGCATAAAGTGATCCAAGACCACATCGAAAACCAGTGGTGCTACTTACAAAGAAACAAATTATTAGAAACAACTCTTTCGACAACTGCACTGATGTCGAAGTCAGCACACTACAGGACCAATATATAATCCACTGTAAGCACAAAATATACCAGTCCTTTGCCCGCGCCCAGTGTGAATGTCAAACATAGAGTAATCGAAGTGTCATGCTTgtctcctactccccccccccccccactcccccacccacaccccctccccccaaaaagaGAAAACAAACTACTTTACATTTGAACTATATACCATCAATGAAACACCTTAGTGAATTATCATCTATACACGAAGATGAATAACACCGAAATAGACCaaaattgttttgtaattttgGTACTGTGGCATAGCTGAAAGTAAACAGCAGTTACAGCTGTTGTTATATCAtccaagggcatgcagctgtaccatgtactgtttctcctgggtggacttgggtttaaagAAATGTAAAccaaatattacgataaattttataaataatcgacaagtacgccaaagaagaagagatagaactacaatggacatgttattccatggactcttgcgcttatatgcatgaactatctttcctttgtctttcacttatcttatctgcttggattctgacctaagaggacgttcttgtgtgaagctcatcttgctgtaccagctgataatgtaagttgtacttaaaacccgaaaaatataatggttattttgtcaaaaggatttgtgtatgtggtcaatcaattGGTAGTCTGATACCTGGATTGTCTTAAATAGATATGgaccttaacaaagaattttcattgttaggcgccatcttagaaaaatctttaacatttttcttttagtgcatctacgagacgtgccgtcggttaggacaattaaccttCTTTCAGATCCCACGACACCGGAGACAGCTACTAGTAATTTAACAATTTTAGTTACAGATCTTCTTTAACGAGATAACAACCGAGGCAGAAAagatctggtcacaggattccagttccattataggatttcatttgtggatgctactcttgttatcttatattggggaatcgtgacgaaaccacgatgttaagttacgtattgcagtagtgtacatcgagCAGACTtgacaaatattctctggtgcaataagcacacgacttctcaggAGCCTGGAATAACATCTGTAGTGTTGGGTAAATAAGAAAAGGACGGATAATCATCGACGATTACgcaactaccctgagaactgagccaGTTTACTGAGTGcctatacacgtcgggctaaattaaacaacatattactctgttaataatattcctacattagttatttctcttttatgctgagccattgcagtaatatgtgtttcttttttatataggtCACGGCTCGTATTCATTCTATTACAAaacactgatagcaaagaaaaagagtcacaaatactttttattttattacattacaactatatggcaccgtcttggataaaatattcagaAGTTAAAGCAATCCtctatttggatctccaggtggtgACTAATAAAATGGATATTACCTTCAGAAAAAGGGAAAACCTGGCGTTGTATAGCTCGGATTATGGACTGTTAGATACCTTAAGCGAGCAGGTAGGTTAGCTAACTTGTAAATAGAAATGAAGggattgaagttagatacagtggaaattGTGGTATCtcgtatcgataccaccccatgggCGTCGTTAAGTTGGTAATGGAACTGGAAGTTCCGTTCGACGGCGACAGCGGTCGCACGAGTTCGGGCAGACCACGCCCACTGAACCGCGCCTCCACGGGCTCCGGACTACgagctccaaaatggttcaaatggctctgagcactatgggactcaactgctgaggtcattagtcccctagaacttagaactagttaaacctaactaacctaaggacatcacaaacaaccatgcccgaggcaggattcgaacctgcgaccgtagcggtcttgtggttccagactgcagcgcctttaacgatCCACGACATGGGGAGTGTGCACTTGGAGCTGGTACGCTACGACCCTTCGTTCATGCATAGGACAGCGAGTCTCGTCCCATTTGCTATTATATGGCCTGGACTCTAGCTCTTGCtggttatttgtaatgagtctttgttcACTTGGAGGAATACAAGTTAAGCAGATCATCTGTTTGTTATGTTGATttattcactaatcatttctgctcctgtccacatTTCCTACGACCACTgttgccgcaccactctgtagCATGCCTCTCCTTGCCTAAAAATGACGGCGGGAGTAAGGAAACTAAGTACGTTGAGGATAATGGTTGTATATTAATCTGCCTTTCAACATTATATAGGTAGACTTTTGAGGTGTAATAGAAAGTTCGTGTAGTCTGAAACATCCCTGAACTGCATCCAGTAGAACTTCCACCTTCGTTTCTTGATTACAGTTTCTTGTTACGAGTGACAGATAGAAGGAGAACATCAGCATGTGCAGTTAGGTCCAATTAGTTTTTCTTTATTCTAAAGTACTTCTGGATTCTGATTTCCAGAACGCAGCTCAACAAGTGAGTCCTGAGGTCTGTCATTTGTAATTGTTTTAGTCAAATTCTTGTTGAGACTCGAGGAGTCAATCCTTATGTGCGTACAAGTCTAGAGGCAGGCGAAAGAAAATAcagacgtcttaaaaatgagattaacagaaagtgcaaaataccAAAGCAATGTGCTTCTTTAAACTGGCCTAGAAAGACTGAGCAGTTGGATTGAAATAAACTCAATAATTATACGGCGTTTTGGTGCTAGCAGTTTGAGCTCTGCCTCAGAGTTTTTATATACTGTGTAATTTAATTGCTTGTCCAGAGTAATCCATGTCCATATTTGTGGAATAACATCCTATATTATCATGTTTCCTTCTTTACCTTGTCTTTTCTGTGGAAGACTGAGAGAGTATTTGCGTCTTTTCGGGTTTACAAGGCATGCTTTCCGGCTGCTGATGGTACAGGGTAATCAATTTAATGTTCCTTAGACTGGGCAAAGAGGTCTatctacattgtgtgtgtgtgtgtgtgtgtgtgtgtgtgtgtgtgtgtgtgaatacagaaaacttaaagtgacacgttccacataattgcgaaatgtcgtattcatgatctatggaacaagtattaatgtatgtgtgtgtgtgtgtgtgtgtgtgtgtgtgtgtgtgtgtgccttgtcTGTTTGTTATGTTGGTAGCTGAAACGACCCATCTGGTCTTTTCCGTTTCACTTGCGCGTTTCTCTGGGTGCTACTGCTCAGAAGGCACTCCAGTGCTGGCTGTTGGTGAGTTCGGTTCGTAGTTCTGAAGGGCCGTCTCGCTGCTTTAATGTTGTTGTGAATGTATAAGTTCTTCAGCCTGACGGAAGCGTTTTATCTTTTTCTTCCAGGATGTTTTCAGTTAAAGGAATAATGCTTCACTGATGTTAGGGAATTCGATTTGTTCAGTATTCTGGGTTTGCTCTGTTCCTTTGGAACACTGTTATGTGGAGTGTTCTCCGCGTAGTGAGTAGGCCAAGTTAGAGCGATCTTTACCTTGTGTTAATGTGAAAATAATTGTGTCTTTGTGTGCCAGTGTTTCTTGCTATTCTAGTTTATCGGTCTTTTCCTGCCGCAGATTATAGTGTGCTTAGATACACCGATTTCCACCTGTGCTTAGTTACACCTGAGCCCCGTATTCCTCGTTCAATGAGTCCTCAGCTCTAGTTTCTATATTACACCGCGTGATCCTAGTTAGATTGAATGACCGGCATCTAACTTTTTATTTGAGCACCTATGTTTTCGTGGTTTTGGGATGTTTTATTTACCCCTTTTGCTTCTGGGGACCACTTGTTGAGTGACCCAGCTGCCCAGCCCTCGTTGATCTGTTCGATGTTCTTCAAGATATAATCTAACCTGTGTAATCCTGTACTCTTTATTGAGTGATTTCCTGATTTTTATCTGCTTTGACTAAGGTGTGCTCGATGAGTGATTTATTCACCCATGTGTTCTTTCCGTTTCGTCATATATTGTGGGCACGAATTCCTGTACCGTATACTTATATGAGTAAAACTGTGTCAGTCGATATAAATCACTTTCCCGTAAATGCAAGCTTATGTTGATAGTTAATTTCTCTGCGATCTTTATCGTCTTCTGTGAATCCAAGCTGAGCGCATGAAGCTGTACGTTCCTTTCACCGTCCATACGATTAATTAAGGTGTACAAAGTTGCGTTATTTTAAGTTGACCTGCTCACTTGTTTTATGCTCAGGCACCAGCCGGCTATTGAGGTAGGACGTTCCACCTTGCTTCTCAAATGtgaattgaaaaataaatgttatcaCTGAAAACTGATATCGTATGTCGCGCCGTATCCTTTCTGACTTACCACACAGTCACCTTCATTGTAAAATATAGTGGGCCGAATGCATATGTTTTCTCAAAATATCTCAGTGTTGTTTTTCCAAGCAGCACAAGGTGGCGAAGATAGCAATGAAACATAATCTGCGAGTGAGTCCTCACCATTGCAGTGCACAGTCCCGTTTTATTTATTTGCTGCATACCTTATCGTGTGATTACGTGATTTGATTTCGCATAACTTGAGTGGATTAATTTAAGtccttttaattttcattgtgtAGTCATACAAAATTTTCCATTTCAGTCTGACCTTTACTGGGTAAAAAAGGACTTGGGCTGGTGGTGATAATGTAATTTATAATAGTTCATACCTTACGTAAGTGGCTTACATAGCGATAATGCATACGCACTTAAAATGTGTAGCAGTGGCACTAGAGCTCTAATGGCAAACCAGAACAAAGCAAAAAAGGttaagcttaaaggtggaaggaatacatagaagtgCGATACAAGGGAAACGAATTTGAAACAAAACCATAGAAAGAGAaggggaagtagatgaagttgatatACGttaatgcgagaagaatttgacagagaactgaaagagctaagtTGAAATAAGGCCCCTGGTGTAGAAGACATTCCTTTAGAATTACTGAGCactcgggagagccagccacgacaaaactgtcCTACTTGGTGTGCAAGATACGTGAGCAGGGGAAATAGCATTAGActttaaaaagaatgtaataatcttAGTTCCAAAGAAGGTACTTGCtgtcagatgtgaatattaccgaaccttCAGTTTAATAGCTCACGGTTGTGAAGTACTGAttcgaattgtttacagaagaatgaaaaaacgttAGAAGCCaaactcggagaagatcagtttggactccggatAAATGTGGGAACGACTTcccttagaagatagactgaagaaagcaaacctacgtttatagaattaataaatgaaaagcaccagattgcttttgttctacaatatttctttatttattatagaatttgtagatttacagaaagctcttaaaaatgttgactggaatgcattcattgaaattctgaaggcaacatgcataaaatacagggagtgaaaggttatttacaagttgtacagaaaacagacggctGTTaatgagagtcgaggggtatgaaagggaaacagtagttgagaagaaGGTGAGACAGGCTTCTAGtctatccccgatcttattcaatcttcACAGTGAGCAACCAATAAAAGAAACTGAGAACaactttggaaagggaattaaagttcaagaaaaTAACTACAAACTTTAAGATTTGTCGATAATATTGCAtgtctgtcagagtcagcaaaagacttggaaattcacttgaacggaatggatagtgtcttgaaaagaggttgtaagatgaaaaccaacaaaggtaaaacaagggtaatggtatgtaatcgaattaaatcagacgatactaaaggaattagattaagaattGAGCCAATACAAGTGgacgatgagttttgctatttgggcagcaaaataactgacgatgaccgaAGTAGATTGGCACGGAAAGCAGTGTtgcaaaaaaagaattttttaactTGTAATAAAAATTTAGGGgataaaaacattttaatttttcatcgTTTGCAGTCAAATCCTTTACGTGAGATGACCTTTATTTCATCATGTATTACATAGCATTACTGGCCGGTTTCGGCCAATGGCTATTTTCAGATGCATGTTATAACAATACTATCAGAGTAAGAAGTTAAAACCACTCACTTAACACCGGTACACTTTGCATATTATAATtgctgttgcattacttatagttGCGTCGGTGATCTATGTatgtcacatttaaaaaatatttagtttCGCGTGAGAACAGACaattgacaattttttttctttcttgttgtttCATCTCTCTCGCACCATATGAGTGAGGGGTGGGTTGCCAGCAGTGCAATGTCCCATTCTTCAGCCAAAAGAATTACAATATAGAAAAAGACATGGTAACAAGATTTAAGGAGCAAATTTCGAAATGCTTTTAAAATCTATAAGAATATCATTTGAAAGACGCTATCTACATAAAACagagtcttcttctccttaagcgTTTGCCCTGCGTGCCTGCAGGGTCCGCTACATGGGTGCGTTGTCTCCATTTCGCTCTAACCCGGGCtgcatctgggtggatgttcacGCATTTAAGGTTTTTATGAATTGTATCAGCCCAACGTTGCGTCTACTGCTGACGACTTTAAGTGTGTAACCTGCCTTGGCAATAGAGTCAGCACCGGACcgtaaaacatgcccaaaccatcgAAGACGACTCTCACTCATCTTGTGTTGGATCGGTGCAACACAAAACTGTTTCTTAATGCTGTCATTAGAAACGTGATCTAAGTTAGTGAGGCCCGCTTTCCATCTTAGCGTCTTAGTTTCCATTACACTTAGTCGGCTTTCTGTCTCAACTATAGTCGGCCAGCTCTCACAACCTTACAAGGCGATGGGTCGGATAACAGTGCGatagattttttattttaaattatctttcatccTGGGGTCGCAAGTAAGTCCGGTTgttgtttgccacttcatctaggCTGCCTGTGTTCTGGTGATGACCAATTCGTTGAGTCGGCCATCAACGGTAATCATGGAACCAAGGTACTTAAACTTACTCACACGAGTCAGATATTCACCATTAATTGTGATGGTTCCCATTTCATGTCTGTCTGATGTCATGTACTCGGTTTCCTTCAAATTAAGGCGCAAACCGTGTTGTGCAAACTGGTCACTCCATTCTTGAGTTAGGCTCTGCAGATAAAGCTTGTTTCCTGCTGCCAGCATCAAGTCGTCAGAATAAAGTAGGGTCGATGGTAATGGCCAGTGCAGGTCAGCTCTCACACTGTCCATTACGAGAATGAAGTGGTGATAATGCAGAATCTTGATAGATGCCGACTGTGATAGGGAAGTCCTTGGATAGTCCTGAGGTTGTATGGACATAAGTTGTCAGCTGTGTATAAAGTAAGTGCACCCAGTTAATAAGCTGCTCTGGCACACTATGCTGTCGAAGTGCTAGCCAGATGAGACTGTGTGGCACCCGATCAAAGGCCTTTTCGAGATCTGGGAATGCTAGATGCAGCGGATTGGCTTTCTCATGATGTTTCTCTACTAATAGTCATTCAGCATGAATCGCATCAGTTGTGCCACAGTTCTTCACAAATACAGCTTGGTTTCTGGAAATCTGTGTGATCTCATGGATTCTTTGGTCCAGAACACGCTCAAAGATTTGCATGGCATGGCAGAGAAGTCGAATTGGACGGTAGTTGGTGCACTCAGCAGGATTTCCCTTCTTCTTAAAGATAGGCATGGTGACGCTCTGCTGCTAATCAGTTGATGTTTGTCCCTCATCAGTGATCTTGTTGAAGAGTTCCGTTATCCATTCGGCTGCCTTCCAATGATGGGAACACCACAACTCCGCTGGAAGGTCATCTTCGCCAGTGGATTTTCCAGGCTTCATTTTCCTCAAAGCAGTCTTGACCTCTTCAACTGCAATTTCTCTTATGGGCCCTTCAACAGCATTGCCGGTGGGTATTGGTGGATGGTGGAACTCTTCTGCTGAGATCTTCTTGAAGTAGCTGCGCCATCGTTCTCTGGCCTCCTTCCAGTCAACTAGCAAATTACTGGTCCCATCACTGACTCCGTAGAACCGATGAACATTTTCTGAATTGTGATGTCTTGCTTTAGCGAGTCGATGTAAGTCCTGCTCTCCTTCACGTGTGTCAACTTTTGAGTATAGATCAGCATAACGTGAGGATTTGGTTGCTGCTATAGCCTGTTTTGCATCTCTTCAGGTGTTCTGTAAGCGTTCCATTGCTCCAGTGTTTTATCGGCAAGCAACTCATGATACAATGGTCTCTTTGTGTGTACCGCGTCTTTGACGGTGTCATTCCAATGCCATGTATCCCTATCGATTCCTGTCGTCCTGGTTGTGTTGTCCCAAGATTTCCATGTGCAGCTTCCTGAGCAGACTCTTTCACTTTCTCCCAGCTTTCTTCAACTGTGGTAATTGGTGACAAAGTAATTCGGGCTATGATGTCGGCTTCCTTATTCTTGAATTTCCACCAACTGGTTCTCACAGGTCCTGTGCGATCTATGTGCTTGTTTGTTGGCAGCTTGGTTCTTAGCTTACAGATCAATGGACGGTGTTGTGTCGCAACTGTTTCATAGGGGATGACCTGTGCATCAAGCACATCTTTGAGATCACGGCGTCTCACGAGGATGTAGTCGATCTGCGTGGCGTTAATGCCACTGTAATATGTTATTAGATGTGAGTCATGCTTTTTGAACCATGTGTTCGCAATTGCCAGGTTATGAGCTTCAGAGAAATCGAGGATATGCTGATCGTCGTCATCCTTTTCTCCAAATCCATGCCCACCGTGAGCGGTATGTTCTTCCTTTCTGCACCATATGTGCCAATTCATATCACCAGTGATGATGATGTAATCTTCTGGGGGTACTTCAGCAGTCTTTGCATCAAGCATCCTCCAAAAGGCGTCCTTGATGGAAGTTGCTTGGCTAGTTTGTGGAGCGTAAGCACTGAAAAAGTGGATTTTTCTGCCAGCTGTGATGTACACAATCTTCATCACACAATCATTGTATCTTTGCACTTCAGAGATATTATTGTCAAACTTGGATGATACTATAATGCCAACGCCACTAGTTGATCCGCGTATGCCCTTATACATCGACTTGTAACTGCATCCAATGTCATACAATTTGTTTCCACTCCACCATGTTTCTTGCACTGCGTAGATGTCTATGTGTCGAGTTTCAAAGGCTTTAGATAGTTCGTTGTACCGTCCAGTCATGGTGCCGACGTTGAGTGTTGCAAGATGGGATGTGAGGGCCAGCTTGTTTAGCTGTCCCTGCCTGTGCAATGTTAATCCTTGCGTATTTCTCACACTGACCAGGCCATGCCAACGCGCGTCGCCTACAGGGGACACCCTAGCCTTTTTACCGGATCCAGAAGACAACATTTCCATAAACATTTGACAGAATTTTTACAGACGGCTCGTCACATAGCTTGTCACCAGTCATTTTAGAGCTACTGCCAGCAAGAGGAAAGGCCACTCCTGACATGGAGAACAGACGCCTCATGCAGCTGCTCCATAGTATAAACGAAAAGATATTGTTAAACTTTTAGAATATAAAAAATAGATTAAACATGTAACAATTTTGATTATGAAAATATTATTACATTAGAAAAGGTAAACGACTCCAATTTCGaggttttgaaaggaaataaaaaacCAACTTTGCTACAATGAATGAGATCTTTATTGTTTAATTTTAAAATCTGGAAAAGATAAAACCAGAACAGTTTCAGAAATGAGATACTCAAGATGTTTTACCATCAATTCGAAAACATGGAGAACATATAAttatgaaagaagtaaaagaaatgtataaataacaaATAACTCCATTAAAAAATTCACACAAAGTCAAAGATGAAAATATAGAAGATTTCAGAGAAGTAATTTATGATGCAATTGTAATAGGAAAGAAAAGGAGTAGAAAAGTAATACATTATTATAACATGACACTCCTAAATTAAGTGATCAAAATTTTAGAGCTacttttgttattttaaaatttgttgttgttgttgttg
Encoded proteins:
- the LOC124594258 gene encoding uncharacterized protein LOC124594258, translating into MTGDKLCDEPSVKILSNVYGNVVFWIRQGQLNKLALTSHLATLNVGTMTGRYNELSKAFETRHIDIYAVQETWWSGNKLYDIGCSYKSMYKGIRGSTSGVGIIVSSKFDNNISEVQRYNDCVMKIVYITAGRKIHFFSAYAPQTSQATSIKDAFWRMLDAKTAEVPPEDYIIITGDMNWHIWCRKEEHTAHGGHGFGEKDDDDQHILDFSEAHNLAIANTWFKKHDSHLITYYSGINATQIDYILVRRRDLKDVLDAQVIPYETVATQHRPLICKLRTKLPTNKHIDRTGPVRTSWWKFKNKEADIIARITLSPITTVEESWEKVKESAQEAAHGNLGTTQPGRQESIGIHGIGMTPSKTRDAKQAIAATKSSRYADLYSKVDTREGEQDLHRLAKARHHNSENVHRFYGVSDGTSNLLVDWKEARERWRSYFKKISAEEFHHPPIPTGNAVEGPIREIAVEESSSATATHFKCVCIIAM